TTACCTTTTTAGAAAAGGAAGAGATTGAAAACCTAATTGCAACCCACCAGGAAGCCCCTCATCAACGTGCTTTACAAAAGCGTCTTGCTGAGGAGGTGACACTTACCGTACACAGCGCAGAAGATCTTGAAAATGCCGTAAAAGCGTCAGAAATTCTCTTCGGAAAATCTACAGCTGCAAACTTAAAAGCACTTAATGAGAAAACCTTTTTAGATGTTTTTGAAGGTGTACCGCAAGCGGAAATTAGCCGTGGGGAAGTTGAAGCAGGATTAGATATCGTGAGTGCTCTTTCTGAAAAAACCGGATTTTTAAAGTCTAACGGAGAAGCAAAACGCGCATTAAAGCAAAATTCAATTTCTGTAAATCAGGAAAAAGTAGCAGACGGTCGCAACATCACTACCGAAGATTTAATCAACAACCGATTTATTTTATTACAGAGCGGTAAGAAAAATTACTTTGTGATTCGCGTGATGGATTAAATTCGCTTATACATCAATAAAAAAGCCGCAAACAGAATCGTACTGTTTGCGGCTTTTTATTTTTATTTTCTACTTGAACTATCTTCTTCCGCCAAAAACCTGTAGCGCAAAATACAATAAGGTTGCCAGCGATCCTATTGCTGCCACCACATATGTACGTGCAGCCCATTTTAAAGAATCTTTAGCCCCGGCATGTTCCTGACTGGTCAACATATTAGATGATTCTAACCAGGCCAAGGCACGATTACTCGCATCATATTCTACGGGCAACGTAATAAAAGCAAATAATGTTCCCATTGCAAATAGACCAAGACCTATTACAGCCACGGTAAAACCTACTCCACTACTTATAATTGACATCAACACAAAGCCTCCTATAATTACAAACATAGACATACGAGAAGCTACACTTACTACTGGCACTAGCGTAGAACGCATAGTTAACCAACTGTAAGCTTGTGCGTGTTGTACCGCGTGCCCACACTCGTGCGCCGCTACTGCAGCTGCAGCTGCATTACGCTGATTATAAACCGCCTCACTTAAATTAACCGTTTTGTTTGCAGGATTATAGTGGTCTGTCAATTGACCTTGTACCGATATCACTTTTACATCATTAATCCCATTATCACTAAGCATTTTACGGGCAATTTCTGCACCGCTCATACCATTTTGTAAATGTATTTGTGAGTATTCTTTAAACTTGCTTTTTAATTTATTACTCACTAACCAACTCACCAGTGCAATTGCACCTATGAGAATATAATATCCCATCATAACTTTAAATTTTAGGTAGTATAAAACTAATCATTAATTAGCAAAAAATAAGCCAAAACGAAAGCTGTCGTTTTGGCTTATTTTCCCTCATCCCCAACCCTCTTCCAACGTAGAAGGGAGGAGCGTTTTGAAAATTCCCCCTTTGGGGGTTAGGGGGATTAACCCACAAAATTCACAATCTTACCCGGCACAATAATCACCTTTTTAGGTTCGCGGCCACCCAAATATTCCTGAGTTTTCTCGTGTGCACGTACTGCCTTTTCAATTTCTTCTTTAGAAAGATCTAGCGGAAGTTCCATTGTAAAACGCATTTTCCCGTTAAATGAAATTGGGTATTCTTTACTGCTTTCTACCAAATGTTTTGCGTCAAATTCTGGAAATGGCGCAGTAGCGATAGACTCGCTGTGCCCTAATAAACTCCACAATTCTTCTGCAATGTGTGGCGCGTAAGGCGAAATCAAAACCGCCAACGGCTCCAGCACTTCTCTGCTGTTGCATTTTAATGCGGAAAGTTCGTTTACCGCAATCATAAATGTAGAAACCGAAGTATTGAAACTGAAGTTCTCAATATCTTCCTGAGCCTTTTTAATGGTCTTATGCAACACTTTCATAGCCTCTTTAGAAGCAGCATCTTCTGAAACCGCAAAGTCACCCAAGTTTCCGGATGCATCTACTGTGTGATACAACTTCCATAATTTTTTAAGGAAGTTATGCACTCCAGTGATTCCTGCAGTATTCCAGGGTTTTGCCTGCTCTAACGGACCTAAAAACATCTCATACATACGTAGCGTATCGGCGCCGTACTCCTCACAAATATCATCGGGATTGACCACATTATATTTGGATTTAGACATTTTTTCTACCTCTCTTTTTACAAGGAATTTTTTTTCATCACCAACATAAAGTCCTAATTGATTTTCCTGTCTCCAATTCTTAAAGCTATTTAAATCAAGATAATTCGAATTATCTACCATATTAACATCAACGTGGACTTTGAAGAGGGTAAAGCCTAATCCATCTATTGCTTTCGAATAATTAGGAAATTGCTCTTTTAATTTCTCATAAACATCTTTTACAGCTGTTTGAAAATCACCTTTATTTTCTTCAGGTATCATGTCAGCGAAAGGATGATTTTTTATAAGCTCGTAAGAAGCATATATTTTATTATCATAATTCTTAATGAAATCGTCAACTGACTCTCGCTCTTTTTTGTCAAATGAAACCCCTAGGATTTTATTGACTATATAATCAACATGGTTTTCTAGCTTAAGTCTATAAGTAAATGCACTCTCCCCCAATATCATTCCCTGATTAATCAGCTTTTTAAAAGGCTCTTCTACAGAAGCAAAACCGCGATCTTTTAAAAACTTTACCCAGAAACGGCTGTATAATAAGTGACCGGTAGCGTGCTCGCTACCGCCAATGTACAAGTCCACATCCTGCCAGTAATCCATCGCTTCTTTTGACGCAAAAGCTTCATCGCGCAAAGCTTTCTCCATATACCTGAAGAAATACCAGCTTGACCCTGCCCAACCGGGCATTGTGTTTAACTCGAGTGGGTAAACTCCATTGTCCCCCTCTCGGTCTCCCCCCACGGGGGAGAGGTTTTCGTTACTCACTACTTTGTTTTGGTTGGTATCCCAGGCCCAAACATCGGCACGGCCTAATGGCGGTTCGCCTTCTTCGGTGGGTAAGTATTTTTCTACTTCAGGTAAGCGAATGGGTAGATGCTCAGGCGCGATCATTTGTGGCATTCCGTCTACATAATAGGTCGGGAATGGCTCTCCCCAATAGCGCTGGCGGCTAAATACTGCGTCGCGCAAGCGGTAGTTAATTTTGCCTTCTCCCTGCCCTAATTCTTCCAGTGCTTCAATCGCTTTAGGAAGCGCTTGTTTATATGACAATCCGTTTAAGAAATCTGAATCTTTAAGCGGCGTATTATCTTTTTCGGCGTATGCCTGCTCACTAATATCTACGCCGTCAAATATATTTTTAATAGGAATATTAAAATGCTTTGCAAAATCCCAATCCCGCTGATCCCCGCAAGGAACCGCCATCACTGCTCCTGTACCATAACCGGCAAGTACATAATCTCCTATCCAGATTGGGATAGGCTCTTTGGTAAATGGGTGCTCTGCATACGCTCCTGTAAATGCTCCCGAAATGGTTTTTACATCGGCCATACGCTCGCGCTCACTACGTTTTGCAGTCGCTGCTATATACGCATCAACTTCAGCTTTTTGCTCTGGAGTGGTAATCTCATTAACCAAATCTAGTTCTGGAGCAAGTGTCATAAACGTCACTCCAAAAATAGTATCGGGGCGAGTGGTGAACACAGATATACGCTCCCCACCTAAATCCTCCCCCAAGGGGAGGACTTTCTCACGACGCTCTATTTCACTGGTAATCGTTTCAACTACCTTTTCAACATTATTTAGCACCTCATCATTAGAGAATCTTAGAACTTTGTACCCTTTTTTCTGTTCCAATAACAATTGACGTTCTGCATCTTTATCCATTTGATATTGATGCACATCCCCATCTACCTCAACAATGAGTTGAGCTGAAAGACACACAAAATCAACAATATATTGATCAATTGGATGTTGCTGTCTAAATTTAAATCCGGTTTTTTTACCGCGCAATTTGCTCCACAGTAGGGCCTCGGCTTTTGTAGGTTTATCACGCATTTCCTGAGCGCGTTCTAAAAGAACCGAGATTAGTTCGGGCTTTCCGGTCATAAAACCGGCGTGGCCTGCGCCCCCTCCGTGGGAGGGGGTTGGGGGGAGGATTATGAATTCTACTGAAGCCCCCTTACTTCTCCCAATCCAATTGGTTTGTGAATCTTTAAGCGGTTGTGGCCAGTCGATATCTTGCAGTCCATCTAGTAAACGCTGTGCATAGGCACTAATGCGCATACTCCATTGTTTCATTTTTTTACGTACTACAGAATGACCGCCGCGCTCTGAAACGCCGTTTACAATCTCATCGTTTGCTAAAACCGTACCCAATGCCGGGCACCAGTTTACTTCGGTTTCTGCTAAATACGTTAAACGGTATTTTAAAAGAATTTCCTGTTTCGCTTTCGCGGAAGCATTCTTCCAATCTTCAGCGGTGAAGGCTTCTATATCCTCATCACAAACGGCATTAACTGAAGCATTTCCTTCGACTTCAAATTTTGCAATAAGAGTGTCTACGTGTTCTGCTTTGTTGCTGTCTTTATTATACCAACTTTCAAAAAGCTGAATAAAAATCCATTGGGTCCAGCGGTAATACTCAGGCTCAGAAGTGCGCACTTCGCGACTCCAATCAAATGAAAAACCTATTTTATCAAGCTGCTCACGGTAGCGTGCAATGTTGGTATCAGTCGTAATAGCAGGGTGTTGCCCGGTTTGAATGGCATATTGCTCTGCCGGCAAACCAAAAGAATCATAACCCTGCGGGTGTAACACATTAAATCCTTGATGGCGCTTGTAACGCGCATAAATATCACTGGCGATATACCCTAACGGATGCCCCACGTGCAGACCTGCCCCTGAAGGATATGGAAACATATCCAGAACATAATATTTAGGTTTATCACTGTTATTTTGAGCTTCAAAAGTACCGTTATCTTTCCAGTGCTTTTGCCATTTTGCTTCTATCGCGTTAAAATCGTAGTTCATTGCCGTGTGTTACTTTGCGCACAGGGTGCGTTATAATAGGCGGCAAATTTACAATTTTAAAGGGATTTGGTGTTTTGCTTTCGCGAAAGCTATAAAGCTACGATCGCGCCTCTTTTTCCATAGGTTTAAGGCATTCATAAATGAGCTCATTTATAGGAACCGGAACCCCAAGACGTTTCCCTTCCCTCACAATATAACCGTTAAAATTATCGAGTTCGCTAGGCTTGCCCTCCATAATATCGCGCTGTGTAGAAGCAGTTACGTCTGCTCCCTGATTTTGAATCGCTTCAAAAACAGCATCCATATGCGCTTCGGTAAGCTTGATGCCCTTAGCTTTTGCTACTTTAAAAATCTCTTGAGCCGTATCTCTCATCATATTAAAAAGATAATCACTAGATCTAATTTTTCCCATAGGTACACGCACCAAACCACCAAGACCACTAATGGTACATATGAATAAAAACTTCTTCCAGATTTCTACTTGAATATTATCTACTAAGTGAACCGTAACGTCGCCCACCTCTTCAAACATTTCTTTGATTCTTTTTGCTCGATCTGTAAGACTGCCATCAAGTTCTCCCAGGGTAATACTGGGCTCAAAATAGGGATGTTTTATTTTGCCAGCGCCATCTACAAAACTCACGATGCGGCACAATCCACCTAAAACCTGTGCTTCTGGAAGTACTTCAAGAATCATTTCGGCATTTGCCGCGCCATTTTGTAACGGCAAAAAAAGTGTTTCCGGTTTTATGAAAGGCTTCAGATTTTTTACCGTATCATTTACCTGCCAAGATTTTACACCTAAAATTACAAGATCTGGAATAGGTATTTTACTCAAATCATCTGTGGCAAGATCTGGTGTCGCTTTAAAATCACCTTTGTAACTGGTAACATCTAACCCATTATCCTGTATCGCTTTGAGATGTTCACCGCGAGCGATAAAGGTTATATTATGTTTTGTCTGTGTGAGTTTTCCGCCAAAATAGCCACCTACACCACCTATACCATATATAAGAATATTCATCGTTTTCTATTTATATTTTAAGTTTAAGAACACTGTTATTTTGAAAAAGACAAACTAAAAATACAAAATGCAGAAAGGGTGCGTTTAAGAAGCACGAACTTTAGTATTTTTACGCAAAATTTTAGTAAGCCTCATGTCGTCATCTTTTGAAAAATTTCAACGCCGCAGATTGATTTCATCGTATTTTTCGGTGGTTCTAAGTATTGCTTTGGTGCTGTTTTTACTGGGTTTATTAGGCCTTTTAGTGCTCAACTCTAAGAAAGTTGCAGACCACTTTAAAGAGCAAATTGCACTAACGGTGTATCTCAAAGACGACGCCAAAGAAGTAGAAATGAAGCAGCTCGAAAAGACCTTAGCGCTTGCAGACTACACAAAATCTACTCAATTTGTCTCTAAAGAGGAAGCTGCAGAAGAACATAGTAAAGAAATAGGTGAAAATTTTATGGATTTTCTAGGGTACAACCCGCTGCAAAACTCGATAGATGTTTATATGAAAGCAGACTTTGTTTCTGCCGCTCAGGTAAAGGAAATTGCTGACGAATTGATGACTAAAGACTTTGTGGAAGAGGTAAATTATGACCAGCCACTTATCTCATTGCTTAATGACAACATTAAAAAGATAAGTCTGTGGATTGTGATTATTAGCGGTGTTTTTACACTAATTGCTGTATTGCTTATCAATAGCGCCATACGCCTATCTGTCTATTCTAAACGTTTTACGATTAAAACCATGCAAATGGTGGGGGCAACCAAAGGGTTTATACGCAGACCTTTTATTTGGCTAAGTATGAAACTGGGGATGATAGGTGCCATAATCGCACTAGCCGGTATGGCAGCAGTTTTGTATTACTTAAATGAAACGTTTCCTGAACTTGAATTGTTACGCGATAAAATGATTTTAGCTATATTATTTGTAGGTGTTTTTGCCGCTAGCGTTATCATTACCTGGTTTAGTACCTTTTTAGCAACACAACGTTTTCTCAATTTGAGAACAGACGAACTTTACTATTAGATCTAAGACTTAAAATTTTAGATAAGACATAAAAGAGCAAAAGCGCTCTTAACATATAACCAATAACATTTAACTCTTAACGAGAAATGGGAGAACAAAAACGAAAAAAGCAAAACGAACTGCACCGCAGTAGTTTTATTTTTAAGAAAAAAAATTATCAGGTAATGCTTATAGGCCTTGGTGTAATTGCACTGGGTTTTATTTTAATGTCTGGTGGTGGCAGTGACGATCCTAACGTTTTTAATCCGGAAATTTACAACTGGAGACGTATACGTCTGGCTCCTGCTTTGGTATTAATAGGTTTTGGAATAGAAGTGTATGCGATTTTATTGAACCCAGACTCATCTTCAACAATAACACGAGATAAAGTTTCTGAAACTTTTCCTAAGGATAAGCACACCAAGTAAATGGATATAATAGACGCTATAATACTGGGTATAATTCAAGGACTTACCGAATTTTTACCGGTATCGTCAAGTGGTCATCTCGAATTAGGTAAGGCTATTTTAGGGGATAATACACTACCAGAAGAAAGTCTTTTATTCACCGTAGTACTTCATTTTGCTACAGCTTTGAGTACACTGGTTGTATTTAGAAAAGACATTTTTGACATCATAAAAGGTTTATTTCAATTTAAATGGAATGAAGAATCTCAATTTGCGGTCAAAATCATATTGTCTATGATACCTGCTGTCCTTATCGGTTTGTTTTTTGAAGAGCAATTAGAATCTCTTTTTGGTGGAAATATTTTGCTGGTAGGGATGATGCTTATCATTACAGCTCTTTTATTATGGCTTGCAGATAAAGCAAAAGATACCCAAAAACCCGTAAGTTATCGCAACGCTGTTGTAATAGGTATTGCTCAGGCAATAGCGATGCTTCCCGGCATTTCAAGAAGTGGCGCAACAATTTCTACATCGGTTTTATTAGGAAACGATAAAGCTAAAGCAGCCCGGTTTTCATTCTTAATGGTGGTGCCTTTAATTTTTGGAAAAATCGCAAAAGACATTCTGGGCGGTGAGATCACAACAGACTCTGGTAATTTTACGGCTCTTTCTATTGGTTTTGTTGCAGCATTTGTAAGCGGATTAATTGCCTGTACATGGATGATAAAACTGGTTAAAAAGAGTAAGCTTTCCTGGTTTGCAATCTACTGCCTAATTGTAGGCATCATTGCAATAGGTTTTGGGTATTCTAACCTTTAACCCTATTTTTTAAATAGCATTTCATAAAATCAGTATGCAGTTTACCGAAGAAGACTTTAAAGAAGGGCAGATTTTGCTTTTTGACAAACCCTTAAACTGGACGTCGTTTCAGCTGGTTAACAAGGCGCGGTGGTTAATACGCAAAACATTTAATATAAAAAAAATTAAAGTAGGTCACGCAGGTACTTTAGATCCTCTGGCTACCGGTTTGCTTATTATTTGCACCGGTAAGTTTACTAAGCGTATTGAGGACTTTATGGGGCAGGAAAAAGAATATACAGGAACCTTTGTTCTTGGTGCTACTACGCCTTCTTACGACTTAGAGACTGAAATAGACGCGACCTTCCCTACTTCAGAAATCACCGAAGAATTAATACATGCTACAACAGCACAATTCACCGGAAACATTCAGCAAAAACCACCTGTTTTTTCAGCTTTAAAAAAAGAAGGTAAACGCCTATATGAGTTTGCCCGGGCAGGCGAAGCGGTAGAAATCCCGAGTCGTGAGGTAGAGATTTCGGCCTTTGAGATTACCCGTATCAAACTTCCTGAGGTAGACTTTAGAGTACGTTGCAGTAAAGGAACGTATATACGCTCATTAGCTCATGATTTTGGTAAAGCACTAAATTCTGGAGCCCATCTTTCCGCTTTGCGCAGAACAAAAATTGGCGCATATTCCGTTACAAATGCTACAAATCTTAAAGATTTTGAAGCCGCGTTATATAACGCAGATTAGTCATACAATTAGCACGAGGTTCTTCCGTTTTGTTTAACAGCAACGCACGCTGCGTTTTTGTATTTTTACAGTTATGAAATTATCACCAGAAGATAAAGCAATGCTTATCACCTTTACCGGTGCCAGCATCTTTGTTCTGGTTTTTTTCTTTTTAACAATAAACCCGTACGATACATCACAGGTAGAAGAATTTATACCAATTCCTATAATTCAAGATATTCCTGAAGAGGAGCAACAACTTGAGCAACTTGAAGAAGTGCAACAGTTAAATCAAAAAATGACAAATCAAGCGCAAAATAGCAATAGGCTGGTGCGTGAGGCAAATAGATTTTTTAGTCAGCAAAATCAAGTTGATAATGCGCTAAAAACAGATTCTGAAACAGCTGATCCTTCAGAAGATAATGACGGGGACGATGAGTCCTTCCCAGATTACCAACAGCGTATCGCATTGTTAAAGCAAAAACGGAAAGAAAAACAGTCTGCTGGAGAAAACAGTACTTCAAAAGAGGTTTCTAAAGTAAATACATCAAGTTACAGACGCAGTACCGTTACCTATCACCTAAATGATCGCAATGCCATTAAAATACCTAATCCTGTATATACATGCGACGCCACAGGAAAAGTGGTTATTAATATTGAAGTAACCAATCTGGGCAGCGTAAGTAAGGTTTATTTTAATAAAGCAGCTTCTACAACAACAAATGGCTGCCTTGTTGACCAGGCTTTAGAATATGCGCAACAGGCGATATTTAATGACAGCCCCAGACCTTCTCAGTTAGGCACTATAACTTTTGAGTTTCAAGGTTAAGAGCGCTTAATATCAACAGTAGTTCTGAGAGTATAGACATCCCTTTATCTTTATTATACCACAATTGCAACTCTTCTTTAAATGAAGGTTTAATCTCACCATATTTTGCCTTGTCATCAACTAATTTTTGAGCCGGTGCAGAACGCGAACCCCAAGAAGTAAGAATTTCCTGAGTAATCGAATCCTGAATAATAAGTTTAGGAATAGACATCGCCCCATTTGTTAGAAAAGCATCCATCAATTGAGGGTGATCGTCTCTCAAGATTACTTTAAAATTAATCGCCGGTTGTACTTCTGCTATACGATTCATAACGGCGAGTGCCGGTGGCGCATCACCACACCAGCTTTCAGAAAGTACAAGCCAGTTTAACGGCCTATTAAACGTCTCAATTTGCAATTCTTGATCTTGAGTAAGTCGTAAGGTTTTATCCCAGCGCTTCATACGCTTATCATTAAGTACTGTGTAATTAGATAGTGCTTCTGATTGGGTGTGACCTGTACTCGTAAAAGAGGCTGCATGCTTTGCAACCAGTATGCGGTAATCTGCATAGGTCAACCCGCTTACAACAGCCTGCTTTGCAAATTCCTGAACTTCTATAGGATTTAAACTCATTTCAAAAAAGTCGGTATTTAATAACTTAACTTACACCTTTAAAAGGTCACGATTATAAATGTTTATCTTTAAATAATCAGATAAACTAGATTTATGATTATTAACAGATGTGGCTGGTGCACAGGAGATGCGCTTTATGAAGCCTACCACGATACCGAGTGGGGCGTTCCCGTTTATGATGATGCAATACTTTTTGAATTCCTAATACTAGAAACCTTTCAGGCAGGTTTAAGCTGGATTACTATTTTGCGCAAGCGCGAAAACTTCCGCGAAGCGCTAGACAATTTTAACTATAACAAGATCGCCAACTATTCTGCTGAAAAGTTAGAAGATCTTATGAGCAATCCCGGAATAATTAGAAATAAACTTAAAATAAAAGCTACCGTATCTAATGCAAAAGCATTTATTAATATTCAGGAAGAATTTGGCACGTTTTCAAAATACATTTGGGGGTTTGTAAATCATAAACCGGTACAAAATGCAGTTTTAAATTATAAAGAAGCTTCCCCAACTACAGCTGTTAGTGATGCACTATCTAAAGATTTAAAAAAACGCGGATTCAAATTTACAGGATCTACCGTTATTTATGCGCATATGCAAGCTACAGGAATGGTAAATGATCACGAGATAACTTGTTTTAGATATAATCAAATTAAAGAGTTAAACCCATGAGGTTGCTAATATTCTTCATTTTAATCTCTGGTTTGAGTATGCTAAATGCTCAGGAAGTAAAACAAGAATATGAGCAAAAAATTAATGCTCAACAGATGCCTGTGGAAGCTTTAAAGTATATTGAAAATCTTAAAATAGAAAAGCAAAAGATGCGTTACTATAAAGAAATAGATGGCGCTGCTACTAGTTTTGAGTCTAAATTTAGATCTAAAGGATATTTATATAGTGTAGAGTTTAATGAGAACGGTAAGCTCGAGGATGTAGAAGTTGAAGTTTCAAAAGGCGAAATGAGTAGCGTTATAAAATCAATTGAAGCTTACTTAAGCACTACCTTTGACCGGCATAAAATTGAAAAAATTCAGGCGCAGTACCAACCTAATAGTAATTTTATACATATTGCTCCCAGTAATCCTGATGCCTGGGAATTAATAATTGCCACAAAAAATACAACCAATAAATTAGAGCGATTTGAAATGACATTTGATCAAAATGGTAATTTTCTAAAATCGCGTGAAGTAGTGAGACAACCGTATGACTTTTTATTATTCTAGACTGCTGTTGTTAGCAGTTCTTTTCCCTCTGTGCCTTTTTAGTCAACGCACAGAATTTTTAAACCAGCATGAGCTTTCCTTAAATTACAAGCCTGAAACAAGATGGAGTTTTAATTTTGAGTTTACTAATCGCAATACCTTTCCTACATCTGAGGAAGCTTACAAAGTACAGCATTTAGAATTATCGCACTTTACAACCTACCAAAGTGGTTTCTACGGAAGTTTTAGTCTAGGATTACGCTATAGAAACCGTGATCTATTTGATGCAGAACGCAGTAATGAAGTGCGCATTACACAGCAATATAATTATGTGAGATCTTATAATCAATATCGCATAGGTCACAGATTTAGGCTAGAAGAACGATTGTATACAGGAGAAACTGCCTATAGATTACGCTATAGATTAGGTATTGATTTTCCGCTACAGGGCTTACGTTTAGACACGGGTGAATTTTACACTGCCATTAACTTAGAAAACGTCTATAGCGTTCAGGATCGGGAGAAACCAGATTTTAATCAGCGGTTGTCGCTAACGCTTGGTAACAAAATAAGCCCTGCGACAAAACTTCAGATTGCTATAGAATATAGAAAAGATGATTATTTACTTGAGGAGTCAAACAGAGTATTCTTATATACTTCAGCAAAAATTGATTTATAACAGATAAGATAAAAATTGAGATCTACTAATTTCTGAGGCTCCCATACGCTCCAGATGCTCTGTATAAACCTGGCAATCTATTAAATTGTAATCTTGAGTTTGTAGTTTTTGCGCTAATGTTATAAGTGCAACCTTACTCGCATTACTCACTTTGGCAAACATACTTTCGCCACAAAATATGTTCTTTTCCTTGAGATTTAAGCCATATAAACCACCTACCAGAGCATCATTTTGCCATACCTCAACAGATTCTGCAACGCCTATTTCATGTAATTTTTGATAGGCTTCTAACATCTCATTAGTTATCCAAGTTCCATCTTGACCATCTCGCTTTATGCGCTTACAATTTAAAACCACATCAAGAAAACAAGTATTGTAAGTCACCCTAAATACCTTTTCGCGTAGAATTTTACGCATTGTTTTTGAGATGTGAATTTCGGCAGGTTTCAAGACCATGCGTGGGTCTGGTGACCACCACAAAACCGGCTGCCCATCATTGTACCACGGGAAAATTCCTTTAGAGTAGGCATCTAACAATCTATCTACAGATAAATCTGCCCCTACAGCAAGCAAACCATCCTCATCTGCATAGCTGTAATCTGGAAAAGGCTGATGTTTGTTTATATAAATGATGACTTTTGTATTTAATTATGATTGATCTTACTACACTAACTCAAGAATAATCAAATTACAATTTTAGTGCCTTATTTTTTTGAAAGT
The sequence above is a segment of the Leeuwenhoekiella sp. MAR_2009_132 genome. Coding sequences within it:
- a CDS encoding thioredoxin family protein, encoding MSLNPIEVQEFAKQAVVSGLTYADYRILVAKHAASFTSTGHTQSEALSNYTVLNDKRMKRWDKTLRLTQDQELQIETFNRPLNWLVLSESWCGDAPPALAVMNRIAEVQPAINFKVILRDDHPQLMDAFLTNGAMSIPKLIIQDSITQEILTSWGSRSAPAQKLVDDKAKYGEIKPSFKEELQLWYNKDKGMSILSELLLILSALNLETQKL
- a CDS encoding DNA-3-methyladenine glycosylase I, whose translation is MIINRCGWCTGDALYEAYHDTEWGVPVYDDAILFEFLILETFQAGLSWITILRKRENFREALDNFNYNKIANYSAEKLEDLMSNPGIIRNKLKIKATVSNAKAFINIQEEFGTFSKYIWGFVNHKPVQNAVLNYKEASPTTAVSDALSKDLKKRGFKFTGSTVIYAHMQATGMVNDHEITCFRYNQIKELNP
- a CDS encoding DUF2490 domain-containing protein; amino-acid sequence: MTFYYSRLLLLAVLFPLCLFSQRTEFLNQHELSLNYKPETRWSFNFEFTNRNTFPTSEEAYKVQHLELSHFTTYQSGFYGSFSLGLRYRNRDLFDAERSNEVRITQQYNYVRSYNQYRIGHRFRLEERLYTGETAYRLRYRLGIDFPLQGLRLDTGEFYTAINLENVYSVQDREKPDFNQRLSLTLGNKISPATKLQIAIEYRKDDYLLEESNRVFLYTSAKIDL
- the aat gene encoding leucyl/phenylalanyl-tRNA--protein transferase, coding for MIYINKHQPFPDYSYADEDGLLAVGADLSVDRLLDAYSKGIFPWYNDGQPVLWWSPDPRMVLKPAEIHISKTMRKILREKVFRVTYNTCFLDVVLNCKRIKRDGQDGTWITNEMLEAYQKLHEIGVAESVEVWQNDALVGGLYGLNLKEKNIFCGESMFAKVSNASKVALITLAQKLQTQDYNLIDCQVYTEHLERMGASEISRSQFLSYLL